In Providencia zhijiangensis, a single window of DNA contains:
- the map gene encoding type I methionyl aminopeptidase: MAIIIKTEEDIQKMRVAGRLAAEVLEMIAPHVVPGVSTGELDRLCHKHIVEQQQAIPACLDYHGFPKSVCISVNDVICHGIPSDDKILKDGDVVNIDVTVIKNGFHGDTSKMFIVGKPTIQGERLCQVTQESLYLAIRMVKPGIRLRTIGKAIQEFVEKQDLSVVREYCGHGIGEGFHEEPQVLHYDADDSGVVLQKGMTFTIEPMVNTGDFRIRTMKDGWTVKTKDRGWSAQYEHTLAVTDNGCEILTLRKEEEPFISAVLINE, encoded by the coding sequence ATGGCTATTATTATCAAAACTGAAGAAGATATTCAGAAAATGCGTGTTGCTGGTCGCCTAGCAGCTGAAGTGTTAGAAATGATCGCACCGCATGTTGTGCCGGGAGTCAGTACAGGTGAATTGGATCGCCTTTGCCACAAACACATTGTTGAGCAACAACAAGCGATCCCAGCCTGCCTTGACTACCATGGTTTCCCTAAGTCTGTTTGTATTTCTGTGAATGATGTTATCTGCCACGGCATTCCAAGCGACGATAAAATTCTGAAAGATGGTGATGTGGTTAACATCGACGTCACTGTCATCAAAAATGGTTTCCACGGCGATACCTCTAAAATGTTCATCGTCGGTAAACCGACTATCCAAGGTGAGCGCCTGTGCCAAGTGACGCAAGAGAGTCTGTATCTGGCAATCCGAATGGTGAAACCAGGTATTCGTTTACGCACCATTGGTAAAGCCATTCAAGAATTTGTTGAGAAACAAGACCTGTCCGTTGTTCGTGAATATTGCGGCCACGGTATCGGTGAAGGCTTCCATGAAGAGCCACAAGTTCTGCATTATGATGCCGATGACAGCGGCGTTGTGCTGCAAAAAGGCATGACTTTCACTATCGAACCAATGGTGAATACCGGTGATTTCCGTATCCGTACCATGAAAGATGGCTGGACAGTCAAAACTAAAGACCGTGGTTGGTCTGCACAGTACGAACACACTTTAGCAGTGACTGACAACGGCTGTG